From Burkholderia savannae, a single genomic window includes:
- a CDS encoding HrpB1 family type III secretion system apparatus protein: MDESRPTYLRCSQAALNELIDAASLALGGALGGPAADPYDIGLLIDALRVLAPQLPAADMFDGMLHVALGNFDDAVRVFAEIASGATTAIYGKALLAFALQLKRDPQWRIAADEVLAAGSPAQAVALVRALERQHDVMLAKERAERTGVWELPESGAAARGDATDAPSANPASPANPANPAGGFDAQAAFAHRQYLRL; the protein is encoded by the coding sequence ATGGACGAATCCCGGCCGACCTATCTGCGATGCAGCCAAGCGGCGCTGAACGAACTGATCGACGCCGCGAGCCTGGCGCTCGGCGGCGCGCTCGGCGGCCCGGCCGCCGATCCCTACGACATCGGCCTGCTGATCGACGCGCTGCGCGTGCTCGCGCCGCAATTGCCCGCCGCCGACATGTTCGACGGCATGCTGCACGTCGCGCTCGGCAATTTCGACGACGCCGTGCGCGTGTTCGCGGAAATCGCGAGCGGCGCGACGACCGCGATCTACGGCAAGGCGCTGCTCGCGTTCGCGCTGCAACTGAAGCGCGATCCGCAATGGCGGATCGCCGCCGACGAGGTGCTCGCGGCGGGCAGCCCCGCGCAGGCCGTCGCGCTCGTGCGCGCGCTCGAGCGGCAGCACGACGTGATGCTCGCGAAGGAGCGCGCGGAGCGCACGGGCGTCTGGGAGTTGCCCGAATCGGGCGCGGCCGCGCGCGGCGACGCGACCGATGCGCCGAGCGCGAATCCCGCAAGCCCCGCGAATCCCGCGAATCCCGCGGGCGGCTTCGACGCGCAGGCCGCGTTCGCACATCGGCAATATCTGCGTCTTTGA
- a CDS encoding type III secretion protein HrpB4, which yields MSGGTPVASVASVAARATWLAGYDANARRAVDWIHASWHGALAPLVAATRERERAPALRAACSLLLLRAVGASSPPLDGFDAPADRLAALPVADALRLLRLRALLSRRAELRHWIDRASRERLAGWVGADGCRALAALTALPDAPRARGLDRRAPITPLAQLSGDDIAWEGWCLFERERVWSPKGPARIVRLALPRERARAPWIEHAAADADGATLLARLPSLYPEWSWLFG from the coding sequence ATGAGCGGCGGCACGCCGGTTGCAAGCGTCGCGAGCGTCGCGGCAAGGGCGACATGGCTTGCCGGCTACGACGCGAACGCGCGACGCGCGGTGGACTGGATTCACGCGAGCTGGCACGGCGCGCTCGCGCCGCTCGTCGCCGCGACGCGCGAGCGCGAGCGCGCGCCCGCGCTGCGCGCCGCATGCTCGCTGCTGCTGCTGCGCGCAGTGGGGGCCTCGTCGCCGCCACTCGACGGCTTCGATGCGCCCGCGGACCGGCTCGCCGCGCTGCCCGTGGCCGACGCGCTGCGGCTGTTGCGCCTGCGCGCGCTGCTGTCGCGGCGCGCCGAGCTGCGTCACTGGATCGACCGCGCGAGCCGCGAGCGGCTCGCCGGCTGGGTCGGCGCCGACGGCTGCCGCGCGCTCGCCGCGCTCACGGCGCTGCCCGACGCGCCGCGCGCGCGCGGCCTCGATCGCCGCGCGCCGATCACGCCGCTCGCGCAACTGTCCGGCGACGACATCGCATGGGAAGGCTGGTGCCTGTTCGAGCGCGAACGGGTCTGGTCGCCCAAGGGGCCGGCGCGCATCGTGCGCCTCGCGTTGCCGCGCGAGCGCGCGCGCGCGCCGTGGATCGAACACGCGGCGGCGGACGCGGACGGCGCGACGCTGCTCGCGCGCCTGCCGTCGCTGTATCCGGAGTGGTCATGGCTTTTTGGCTGA
- a CDS encoding type III secretion protein HrpB2, with the protein MTAPLSPTDLTRALDAAFSDAAAPGGPAAATTTAGTAAHDVPADVAGRFQALMSNATPAPPVAPAHDASAIAKLVETSDAAIRQVLDNAAYLSRHASELPMSQMFAASIQASAEATAMQIDLQAKMSVVTSTKDAIGSLMKNQ; encoded by the coding sequence ATGACCGCCCCGCTTTCCCCGACCGACCTGACCCGCGCGCTCGACGCCGCGTTCTCCGACGCGGCGGCGCCCGGCGGCCCGGCGGCTGCGACGACCACGGCCGGCACGGCGGCGCACGACGTCCCGGCCGACGTCGCCGGCCGCTTCCAGGCGCTGATGTCGAACGCGACGCCCGCGCCGCCCGTCGCGCCTGCGCACGACGCGAGCGCGATCGCGAAGCTCGTCGAGACGTCGGACGCCGCGATCAGGCAGGTGCTCGACAACGCCGCCTATTTGAGCCGGCACGCGAGCGAGCTGCCGATGAGCCAGATGTTCGCGGCGTCGATCCAGGCGTCGGCCGAGGCCACCGCGATGCAGATCGATCTGCAGGCGAAGATGAGCGTCGTCACGTCGACGAAGGACGCGATCGGCTCACTGATGAAGAACCAGTAA
- a CDS encoding SMI1/KNR4 family protein, which yields MSEHANFPAWLNQAYQWCQRAVPGAMQSETVAIEDALLRVAAADVIAVEDVPSVALAASEGFALRASDTARASRREPVELDFEFTRRVLASRTSSPAARAIGVRRAVDIPAYFPLPENADAIVPKSGHQVTYRGEKSYLRFQAPVPPGHHVIAPGSEYRKGDVLLPKGGRITAERQAALIAAGVREIAVTKRPRIGVVIVGYDQVPPGEARETWQRPDTRGPYIRAMLRRWGYDAPSVEYLAPPDMTQPSPDVQRDEYAFKRKLVELSQRYDLIVGAGLPAAPPFQDLGLNAQMMYSTERSSVEIKQTPAGRFNFGRSDDRSPPKRETVALTRPDGTPHGTLALTFYDQATLINLPGHTSAVAMLMHAVVSHVLDLLEHVARPGPDWETGAIAHDVERHAELNGMQWGNLRRGANGEPIVRLLPSQGDGPIRGVAQASVLVAIPAGQAPLPAGSAVQFLRLDRAGPDAAPLDALPAAAPAAQPLPCAAVATASAASDAAAASADLRVVWNQLDDWFAADRSRLPGGLNGPAPAGEIDAMHAALGVTLPPAFVESLRIHDGQADAGAVFAENDALLSAREIVAQWSIWKGLVAGGDFDDMTSEPDAGIKDDWYNLKWIPFTHDGGGNHLCLDLDPAEGGTVGQVIRVWHDDERRERVARDFVEWLAHVADERGAR from the coding sequence ATGAGCGAACACGCGAATTTTCCCGCCTGGCTCAATCAGGCCTATCAATGGTGCCAACGGGCAGTCCCGGGGGCAATGCAAAGCGAGACGGTAGCGATCGAGGATGCGCTGCTGCGCGTCGCCGCCGCCGACGTGATCGCCGTCGAAGACGTACCGTCCGTTGCGCTCGCCGCATCCGAAGGCTTTGCGCTGCGCGCGTCCGATACGGCGCGCGCGTCTCGTCGCGAGCCGGTCGAGCTCGACTTCGAGTTCACCCGGCGCGTGCTCGCGTCGCGCACGAGCAGCCCGGCGGCTCGCGCGATCGGCGTGCGGCGGGCGGTCGACATACCCGCCTATTTCCCGTTGCCGGAAAACGCCGACGCGATCGTGCCGAAGTCCGGGCATCAGGTGACGTATCGGGGCGAGAAGTCTTACCTGCGGTTTCAGGCTCCGGTGCCGCCCGGCCATCACGTGATCGCGCCGGGCAGCGAATACCGGAAAGGGGACGTGCTGCTGCCGAAGGGCGGGCGGATCACCGCCGAGCGGCAGGCCGCGCTGATCGCCGCGGGCGTGCGCGAGATCGCGGTGACGAAGCGCCCGCGCATCGGCGTCGTGATCGTCGGCTACGATCAGGTGCCGCCAGGCGAAGCGCGCGAAACATGGCAACGGCCGGACACGCGCGGGCCGTACATCCGCGCGATGCTGCGGCGGTGGGGGTACGACGCGCCGAGCGTCGAATATCTCGCGCCGCCGGACATGACGCAGCCATCGCCCGATGTGCAGCGCGACGAATACGCATTCAAGCGGAAGCTCGTCGAGCTCTCGCAACGCTACGATCTGATCGTCGGCGCGGGATTGCCGGCGGCGCCGCCGTTTCAGGATCTCGGGCTGAATGCGCAGATGATGTACTCGACGGAGCGCTCGTCCGTCGAGATCAAGCAAACGCCGGCTGGGCGCTTCAATTTTGGTCGCAGCGACGATCGCTCGCCGCCGAAGAGGGAGACGGTTGCGCTGACGCGGCCCGACGGCACGCCGCACGGGACGCTGGCGCTGACGTTCTACGACCAGGCGACGCTGATCAACCTGCCCGGCCATACGAGCGCGGTGGCGATGCTGATGCACGCCGTCGTGTCGCACGTGCTCGATTTGCTCGAGCACGTTGCGCGGCCGGGACCGGATTGGGAAACCGGCGCGATCGCGCACGACGTCGAGCGCCATGCCGAGCTCAATGGCATGCAATGGGGCAATCTGCGCCGCGGCGCCAACGGCGAACCGATTGTCCGGCTGCTGCCGTCTCAAGGCGACGGGCCGATCCGCGGCGTCGCTCAGGCCAGCGTGCTCGTCGCGATTCCGGCTGGGCAGGCGCCGTTGCCGGCCGGCAGCGCGGTTCAGTTTCTGCGGCTCGATCGCGCCGGGCCGGATGCGGCGCCGCTCGACGCGTTGCCGGCCGCCGCGCCGGCGGCGCAGCCGTTGCCTTGCGCCGCCGTCGCGACCGCTTCCGCCGCTTCGGATGCGGCCGCCGCGAGCGCCGATCTTCGCGTCGTCTGGAATCAGCTCGACGACTGGTTCGCCGCCGATCGCAGCCGTTTGCCGGGCGGACTCAACGGACCGGCGCCGGCCGGCGAAATCGATGCGATGCATGCGGCGCTCGGCGTGACGCTGCCGCCCGCATTCGTCGAAAGCCTGCGGATTCACGACGGCCAGGCCGATGCGGGCGCGGTGTTCGCCGAGAACGACGCGCTCCTGAGCGCGCGCGAGATCGTCGCGCAATGGTCGATCTGGAAAGGCCTCGTGGCCGGCGGCGATTTCGACGACATGACGTCCGAGCCCGACGCGGGCATCAAGGACGACTGGTACAACCTCAAGTGGATTCCGTTCACGCACGACGGCGGCGGCAATCATTTGTGTCTCGATCTCGATCCCGCCGAAGGCGGAACCGTCGGGCAGGTGATACGGGTCTGGCACGATGACGAGCGGCGCGAGCGCGTTGCGCGGGATTTTGTCGAATGGCTCGCTCACGTGGCGGACGAGCGGGGCGCGCGCTGA
- the sctT gene encoding type III secretion system export apparatus subunit SctT codes for MTTYDIFPLQHLGDEFIGFIVLLALSSERLLVIMTILPATADNVMKGPLRSGAAALWCLFVACGQQALIPQLRGAFLVFACAKEAVIGLVLGIAASTVFWAAEAIGTYVDDVAGFNNVQMQNPSSGTQTSLMATLFGQLTIAAFWMLGGMTFLLGALYESYAWWPLGSFDPVPAPLLALFAQARLDMLMNMIARIAAPMMAMLLLVDLGLAFVSRSAQKLDPMSIGQPLKGAIAVLIVAVLAGNFVTEMRGQISLAGLAQQVRQLAGH; via the coding sequence ATGACGACCTACGACATCTTTCCGTTGCAGCACCTCGGCGACGAATTCATCGGCTTCATCGTGCTGCTCGCGCTGTCGAGCGAGCGGCTGCTCGTGATCATGACGATCCTGCCCGCGACCGCCGACAACGTGATGAAAGGCCCGCTGCGCAGCGGCGCGGCGGCGCTCTGGTGCCTGTTCGTCGCGTGCGGCCAGCAGGCGCTGATTCCGCAGCTGCGCGGCGCGTTCCTCGTGTTCGCCTGCGCGAAGGAGGCCGTGATCGGGCTCGTGCTCGGCATCGCGGCGTCCACCGTGTTCTGGGCCGCCGAGGCGATCGGCACCTACGTCGACGACGTCGCCGGCTTCAACAACGTGCAGATGCAGAACCCGAGCTCGGGCACGCAGACCTCGCTGATGGCGACATTGTTCGGGCAGCTGACGATCGCGGCGTTCTGGATGCTGGGCGGCATGACGTTCCTGCTCGGCGCGCTGTACGAATCGTATGCGTGGTGGCCGCTCGGCTCGTTCGATCCGGTGCCCGCGCCGCTGCTCGCGCTGTTCGCGCAGGCGCGGCTCGACATGCTGATGAACATGATCGCGCGGATCGCCGCGCCGATGATGGCGATGCTGCTGCTCGTCGACCTGGGCCTCGCGTTCGTCTCGCGATCCGCGCAGAAGCTCGATCCGATGTCGATCGGCCAGCCGCTCAAGGGCGCGATCGCGGTGCTGATCGTCGCGGTGCTGGCGGGGAATTTCGTGACCGAGATGCGCGGGCAGATTTCGCTGGCGGGGCTTGCGCAGCAGGTGAGGCAGCTCGCCGGTCATTAG
- a CDS encoding NucA/NucB deoxyribonuclease domain-containing protein, producing the protein MNHRTRLGQVFAGAILCVAAMQAHAESATDVSPICTAVSAERTKDALLSRGAHCQKSSPLEYVVKDDQNSEIGRVAIDAYAYSDNPSNQLAWTLKFRFRARAISGNPGGVMIKPVVECGPACTVAPNAGVPLAIGGLSSEVPVAITPNMGGDNPQLIRPTIEYRVARSGDSFENGASVSSYAGAGYIPDIRCDVGLAKSGTQGCVYPDAPAVLRTITAENLDVDESAIHIREAQAAGSPGKFVSRGDGTIFPDTWESKPLKRTRDADWRRANRSNSKQQCVVKYGSVTGQCTFTGDPEETPTDCDCDEYPFAATQEGARDNEVSVKRIDASDNRRAGAYLGNFYLNQRVLDSEEFYVDVGSQAASKR; encoded by the coding sequence GTGAATCATCGAACCCGGTTGGGCCAGGTTTTTGCCGGCGCGATTCTGTGCGTCGCGGCGATGCAGGCGCATGCCGAAAGCGCCACGGACGTTTCGCCGATCTGTACGGCCGTCAGCGCCGAACGGACGAAAGACGCATTGCTGAGCCGCGGCGCTCACTGTCAGAAGTCGTCTCCGCTCGAATACGTGGTCAAGGACGATCAGAACAGCGAGATCGGCCGCGTCGCCATCGACGCGTATGCGTATTCCGACAATCCGTCGAACCAGCTCGCGTGGACCTTGAAGTTCCGGTTCCGCGCGCGCGCGATTTCCGGCAATCCGGGCGGCGTGATGATCAAGCCGGTCGTCGAATGCGGCCCGGCATGCACGGTCGCGCCGAACGCGGGGGTGCCGCTCGCGATCGGCGGCTTGTCCAGCGAAGTGCCGGTGGCGATCACGCCGAACATGGGCGGCGACAATCCGCAGTTGATCCGTCCGACCATCGAGTACCGCGTCGCCAGATCGGGCGATTCGTTCGAGAACGGCGCGAGCGTGAGCTCGTATGCGGGAGCGGGCTACATTCCCGATATTCGATGCGACGTCGGGCTCGCGAAGAGCGGCACGCAAGGCTGCGTCTATCCGGACGCGCCCGCCGTACTGCGCACCATCACCGCCGAGAATCTCGACGTCGACGAATCCGCGATCCATATTCGCGAGGCGCAGGCGGCGGGCAGTCCGGGCAAGTTCGTGTCGCGAGGAGATGGCACAATCTTCCCGGACACTTGGGAGTCGAAGCCGCTCAAGCGCACGCGCGATGCGGACTGGCGTCGCGCCAACCGCAGCAATTCGAAGCAGCAGTGCGTCGTGAAGTACGGTTCGGTCACGGGGCAATGCACGTTCACGGGCGATCCGGAGGAAACGCCGACGGATTGCGACTGCGACGAATATCCGTTCGCCGCGACACAGGAAGGCGCACGGGACAACGAAGTGTCGGTCAAGCGTATCGACGCGAGCGACAATCGCCGCGCCGGTGCGTATCTCGGCAACTTCTATTTGAACCAGCGTGTGCTGGATAGCGAGGAGTTTTACGTCGACGTGGGTTCGCAGGCCGCGTCGAAACGCTGA
- a CDS encoding type III secretion protein HrpB7 — MTCRKQRAFETLLARREQRGAKLRAEQGALRTERDAAAAELAQCEAHAHAKRDAANRYAARVDAMAAGRAPFAIGDYAACRRYRDALLDEHALAHAQCARLRAALQAKADALAAAARRIARNDAQIDVVRERIRRLARAAEAAAEDAQDEEIEEGALARRLAAARASN; from the coding sequence ATGACGTGCCGCAAGCAGCGCGCCTTCGAGACGCTGCTCGCGCGCCGCGAGCAGCGCGGCGCGAAGCTGCGCGCGGAGCAAGGCGCGCTGCGCACCGAACGCGACGCGGCGGCGGCCGAGCTCGCGCAGTGCGAAGCGCACGCGCATGCGAAGCGCGATGCGGCGAACCGCTACGCGGCGCGCGTCGACGCGATGGCGGCCGGCCGCGCGCCGTTCGCGATCGGCGACTACGCGGCGTGCCGCCGCTATCGCGACGCGCTGCTCGACGAGCACGCGCTCGCGCACGCGCAATGCGCACGCCTGCGCGCGGCGCTGCAGGCGAAGGCCGACGCGCTCGCCGCGGCCGCGCGCCGGATCGCCCGCAACGATGCGCAGATCGACGTCGTGCGCGAGCGCATCCGGCGGCTCGCACGCGCGGCCGAGGCGGCCGCCGAGGACGCGCAGGACGAGGAAATCGAGGAAGGCGCGCTCGCACGCCGGCTCGCGGCCGCGCGGGCATCGAACTAG
- the sctN gene encoding type III secretion system ATPase SctN, which produces MNALTDLSRVADAMAARLAIEPAVGMTGKVLEVIGTLVRVVGLEATLGELCELRSASGALLQHAEVVGFTRNVALLSPFGALGEINRGTRVVGLRRPLSVKVGDGVLGRVIDSFGEPIDGRGPLDCDALRPVLAPPPNPMSRRMVDASLATGVRIVDGLITLGEGQRMGIFAPAGVGKSTLLGMFARGASCDVNVIALIGERGREVREFVELILGEDGMARSVVVCATSDRSSIERAKAAYAATAIAEHFRDQGKRVLLMMDSLTRFARAGREIGLAAGEPPARRGFPPSVFAELPRLLERTGMGERGSITALYTVLAEDDSGSDPIAEEVRGILDGHIILSREIAARNQYPAIDVLGSLSRIMPQVATREHVGAAGRLRRLLAKHREIETLLQLGEYQAGSDPAADEAVAKIDRVRAFLNQRTDEHSPTDATLAALHALVQ; this is translated from the coding sequence ATGAACGCGCTGACCGATCTGTCCCGCGTCGCCGACGCGATGGCCGCGCGGCTCGCGATCGAGCCCGCCGTCGGCATGACGGGCAAGGTGCTCGAAGTGATCGGCACGCTCGTGCGCGTCGTCGGCCTCGAAGCGACGCTCGGCGAGCTGTGCGAGCTGCGCAGCGCGTCGGGCGCGCTGCTCCAGCATGCGGAAGTCGTCGGCTTCACGCGCAACGTCGCGCTGCTCTCGCCGTTCGGCGCGCTCGGCGAGATCAATCGCGGCACGCGCGTTGTCGGCCTGCGCCGGCCGCTGTCGGTGAAGGTGGGCGACGGCGTTCTCGGGCGCGTGATCGACAGCTTCGGCGAGCCGATCGACGGGCGCGGCCCGCTCGACTGCGACGCGCTGCGCCCCGTGCTCGCGCCGCCGCCGAACCCGATGTCGCGGCGCATGGTGGACGCGTCGCTCGCGACCGGCGTGCGCATCGTCGACGGCCTGATCACGCTCGGCGAAGGGCAGCGGATGGGCATCTTCGCGCCCGCCGGCGTCGGCAAGAGCACGCTGCTCGGCATGTTCGCGCGCGGCGCATCGTGCGACGTCAACGTGATCGCGCTGATCGGCGAGCGCGGCCGCGAAGTGCGCGAATTCGTCGAGCTAATCTTGGGCGAGGATGGCATGGCGCGCTCGGTCGTCGTGTGCGCGACGTCCGACCGCTCGTCGATCGAGCGCGCGAAGGCCGCGTACGCGGCCACCGCGATCGCCGAGCATTTTCGCGACCAGGGCAAGCGCGTGCTGCTGATGATGGATTCGCTCACGCGCTTCGCGCGCGCGGGCCGCGAGATCGGCCTCGCGGCCGGCGAGCCGCCCGCGCGGCGCGGCTTCCCGCCTTCCGTGTTCGCCGAGCTGCCGCGCCTGCTCGAGCGCACCGGGATGGGCGAGCGCGGCTCGATCACCGCGCTCTACACGGTGCTCGCCGAGGACGATTCCGGCAGCGATCCGATCGCCGAGGAAGTGCGCGGCATTCTCGACGGCCACATCATCCTGTCGCGCGAGATCGCCGCGCGCAACCAGTATCCGGCGATCGACGTGCTCGGCAGCCTGTCGCGGATCATGCCGCAGGTCGCGACGCGCGAGCACGTCGGCGCGGCGGGCCGGCTGCGCCGGCTGCTCGCGAAGCACCGCGAGATCGAGACGCTCCTGCAGCTCGGCGAATACCAGGCGGGCAGCGATCCGGCGGCCGACGAAGCGGTCGCGAAGATCGACCGGGTCCGCGCGTTCCTCAACCAGCGCACCGACGAGCACTCGCCGACCGACGCGACGCTCGCCGCGCTGCACGCGCTCGTCCAATGA
- the sctL gene encoding type III secretion system stator protein SctL: MAFWLKNRQIPLADDCCIDAPHGVLRRDAFETVQALDAALDALAAQRDAVLRAARDEAERVAARARAQADALVEAARREHDSAYARGYDAGRAQAIADWHAQAADSFEQERRVRDRMRERLAELVAAAVQQMVRAEDARGLFARAAQTVERVVAGASYLTVRVCETDYDAAREQFGFVADAWRRQGRNVPVDVVVEPRVAPGTCVCESDFGTVDASLDTQLNAIRAALARALDDASRA, from the coding sequence ATGGCTTTTTGGCTGAAGAACCGACAGATTCCGCTCGCCGACGATTGCTGCATCGACGCGCCGCACGGCGTGCTGCGCCGCGACGCGTTCGAGACGGTTCAAGCGCTCGACGCCGCGCTCGACGCGCTCGCGGCGCAACGCGACGCCGTGCTGCGCGCGGCCCGCGACGAAGCCGAACGGGTCGCCGCCCGCGCGCGCGCGCAGGCCGACGCGCTCGTCGAAGCGGCGCGGCGCGAGCACGACAGCGCTTATGCGCGCGGCTACGACGCGGGCCGCGCGCAGGCGATCGCCGACTGGCACGCGCAAGCGGCCGATTCGTTCGAGCAGGAGCGGCGCGTGCGCGACCGGATGCGCGAGCGGCTCGCGGAGCTCGTCGCCGCCGCCGTCCAGCAGATGGTGCGCGCGGAGGACGCGCGCGGCCTCTTCGCGCGCGCGGCGCAGACGGTCGAGCGCGTCGTCGCCGGCGCCAGCTATCTGACGGTGCGCGTGTGCGAAACCGATTACGACGCCGCGCGCGAGCAGTTCGGGTTCGTCGCCGACGCGTGGCGCCGGCAGGGCCGCAACGTGCCCGTCGACGTCGTCGTCGAGCCGCGCGTCGCGCCCGGCACCTGCGTATGCGAATCCGATTTCGGCACCGTCGACGCGAGCCTCGACACGCAACTGAACGCGATCCGCGCGGCGCTCGCCCGCGCGCTCGACGACGCGAGCCGCGCATGA
- the sctU gene encoding type III secretion system export apparatus subunit SctU, whose product MAEEKTEEPSERKLKKAREKGQVAKSKDVADAVTLAAAIGVLTAGESMLTGGLVRAMRTALDFVHGERTPQATLAALHDLAASAALTMLPFAAAAIVAGVASQAPQAGFMVTLEPVMPKFDAINPMAGIKRIFSLKSLLELVKMIVKAVVLACVIWKMMTSLFPLVVASVYEATPQLSRVLWTVLMKLFGVVALVVTVFAAADYKIARVMFIRDNRMTKEEAKREHKESEGDPHTKGERRRLAREIATSAPARQNVGQASVLVVNPTHYAVAIRYAPDEHPLPRVIEKAVDDGALALRRHAHALGVPIVGNPPVARALYRIERDAAIPEELFETVAAILRWVESVAPTRAAAVVPSARSS is encoded by the coding sequence ATGGCCGAAGAGAAAACCGAAGAGCCTTCCGAGCGCAAGCTGAAGAAGGCCCGCGAGAAGGGGCAGGTCGCGAAAAGCAAGGACGTCGCGGACGCGGTGACGCTCGCGGCCGCGATCGGCGTGCTGACGGCGGGCGAATCGATGCTGACGGGCGGCCTCGTGCGCGCGATGCGCACCGCGCTCGATTTCGTGCACGGCGAGCGCACGCCGCAGGCGACGCTCGCCGCGCTGCACGACCTCGCCGCGAGCGCCGCGCTGACGATGCTGCCGTTCGCCGCCGCGGCGATCGTCGCGGGCGTCGCGTCGCAGGCGCCGCAGGCGGGTTTCATGGTCACGCTCGAGCCCGTGATGCCGAAGTTCGACGCGATCAATCCGATGGCGGGCATCAAGCGGATCTTCTCGCTGAAGTCGCTGCTCGAGCTCGTGAAGATGATCGTCAAGGCGGTGGTGCTCGCGTGCGTGATCTGGAAGATGATGACGTCGCTGTTTCCGCTCGTCGTCGCGAGCGTGTACGAAGCGACGCCGCAACTGTCGCGCGTGCTGTGGACGGTGCTGATGAAGCTGTTCGGCGTCGTCGCGCTCGTCGTCACGGTGTTCGCGGCGGCCGATTACAAGATCGCGCGCGTGATGTTCATCCGCGACAACCGGATGACGAAGGAAGAGGCGAAGCGCGAGCACAAGGAAAGCGAAGGCGATCCGCACACGAAGGGCGAGCGCCGCCGCCTCGCGCGCGAGATCGCGACGAGCGCACCCGCGCGGCAGAACGTCGGGCAGGCGAGCGTGCTCGTCGTCAACCCGACGCACTACGCGGTCGCGATCCGCTACGCGCCCGACGAGCATCCGCTGCCGCGCGTGATCGAGAAAGCCGTCGACGACGGCGCGCTCGCGCTGCGCCGTCACGCGCACGCGCTCGGCGTGCCGATCGTCGGCAATCCGCCGGTCGCGCGCGCGCTGTACCGCATCGAGCGCGACGCGGCGATTCCCGAAGAACTGTTCGAAACGGTGGCCGCGATCCTGCGCTGGGTCGAATCGGTCGCGCCCACGCGCGCCGCCGCCGTCGTTCCCTCCGCGAGGTCGTCATGA